ACCATCGCAAGGTCTGGAACTAAAGAATTCATGGAAGCTTTGGCTGCTGGTGCTGATGTCAGTATGATTGGGTAGTTTGGTGTAGGTTTCTATTCTGCATACCTGGTTGCTGATAAGGTTATTGTTACCACCAAGCACAATGATGATGAGCAGTATGTTTGGGAATCACAGGCTGGAGGGTCTTTCACTGTTACCAGGGATACTTCTGGTGAGGTTCTTGGCAGGGGTACTAAGATCACCCTTCATCTCAAGGATGATCAGCTTGAGTACCTTGAGGAGCGCAGATTGAAGGATTTGGTCAAGAAGCATTCCGAATTCATCAGCTACCCAATCTCTTTGTGGACAAAGAAGACCACTGAGAAAGAAATCTCAGATGACGAGGATGAGGAGATGAAAGATGAAGAGGGAAAGGTAGAGGAGGttgatgaagaaaaggagaaggcggagaagaaaaagaaaactatcAAGGAAGTATCCCATGAATGGGAAGTGATGAACAAGCAAAAGCCTATCTGGATGAGGAAGCCAGATGAGATCACAAAGGACGAGTACATGCCTTTTACAAGAGTCTCACCAATGACTGGGAGGAGCATTTGGCTGTGAAGCACTTTGAAGTTGAAGGGCAGCTTGAGTTTAAGGCAGTTCTCTTTGTTCCCAAGAGAGCCCCATTCGATCTCTTTGACACAAAGAAGAAGCCCAACAACATCAAGTTGTATGTTCGTCGTGTGTTTATCATGGACAACTGTGAGGATCTCATTCCTGAGTATCTCAGCTTTGTTAAGGGTATTGTTGATTCGGAGGACCTTCCCCTTAGCATTTCTAGAGAGATGTTGCAGCAGAACAAGATCCTTAAGGTCATTCGCAAGAATTTGGTGAAGAAGTGCCTTGAGCTCTTCTTTGAGATTGCTGAGAACAAAGAAGATTATACCAAGTTCTACGAAGCCTTCTCCAAGAATCTGAAGCTTGGAATCCATGAGGATTCCACCAACAAGTCAAAGATTGCTGATTTGCTTCGATACCACTCTACCAAGAGTGGTGATGAGATGACCAGCTTGAAAGACTATGTGACCAGAATGAAGGAGGGTCAGAATGACATCTTCTACATTACTGGTGAGAGCAAGAAAGCAGTTGAGAACTCTCCTTTCCttgagagattgaagaagaagggttatgAAGTCCTTTACATGGTCGATGCTATTGATGAGCATGCTGTTGGTCAGTTGAAGGATTACGAGGGAAAGAAACTTGTATCTGCCACCAAGGAGGGATTGAAGTTggaggaaagtgaggatgaaaAGAAGAAGGCCGAGACATTGAAGGAGAAGTTTGAGGGTCTATGCAAGGTGATTAAGGAAGTGTTAGGTGACAAGGTTGAGAAGGTTGTTGTCTCTGAGCGTGTTGTTGAATCTCCCTGTGTTTTGGTTACCGGAGAGTATGGTTGGACTGCCAACATGGAGAGAGTCATGAAGGCGCAAGCTTTGAGGGATTCGAGCACTGCTGGATACATGGCCAGCAAGAAGACCATGGAGATCAACCCTGAAAACTCAATCATGGAGGAGCTCAGGAAGAGGGTTGATGCTGACAAGAATGACAAGTCTGTGAAGGATTTGGTTCTCCTGTTGTTTGAGACTGCTCTTCTTACATCTGGTTTCAGTCTCGAGGAGCCAACTACCTTCGGCAACAGAATCCACAGGATGTTGAAGTTGGGTTTGAGCATTGATGAAGAGAATGCTGACACCGAAGTTGATGCAGAGATGCCTGAACTTGTTGAAGATGCTGTTGAGGGCAGCAACATGGAGGAGGTCGACTAAGCCCTTGGTAGACTGCCTTGAGTTTCTAGTATTGACACTTTCTCTTGAACAGAATTAGCTTTCTTATCTTTCTTTTCCCCTTTTTCCCCCCTACTCTGCTTTAGACAGTTAGTTTGAGGGTACTTCTCTTTTTGGCTGCCCTGGATATTTTCGTTACATTACTTGGTTTCCTACAGAATTGTCTatgtttcattttaattttttggtaTGTCCTGGCAGTCCTGCTGCCTTTTTTATCTATCTttattttttctggttttcaagTTTGGCTAGAAAAAGAACTTCTCTAGTTCCTTAAAAACCTTAACTTTTCTGAATATAAATCCTAATACCTGCAAAGTTGTAGCGCCATTTATATGTGAATTTCCGTAAGATTATTTCAACTCAGATCCATAAAAATACTGTAGTCCAACTTTGCCTGCGGGTTTAAGCCTGAGCTTCTTTAGCCTGTGCACTCTTAAGTTGTGCACATTAAGAGTGCACTGGCCAAGATGTATATCAGGAAAAAAGGGTACAAAAGGTCTGAACCACCAACCAGAGGCGAAAGAGTTCTTTCTTTCATGTGCATTTTTACTGTTTTGTAAAACAAGTTGCATTCTGGTGGCTGGCTTTCGCAGGCTCTGGAAAGAGTAAAGCACGAAGATAAATGAAAAAAGCGCTGCGCCTTCTTCCAATATGAGAATGGATTGTTATATTAACACACGCATTTTATATATTGGCAACCCATATTTggacatattttattttatttttttattcttttttttgttttgaaggaAGATAAAATTATAATTAATATCGTGAACAATCATACATCGAATTCAAGTACATCAACGAAGAACAATACACAATACAAGTAGTGATGAAAATTCCTATCACCAAtgacggacctacagctgggctaaAGGGGGCTTTAGCCCGGGTAGGCTTCTCAGTCCACAAGCCAATTTTTTTGCTCGACCAAGGCTTCTAGCTCGGGCCTTAAAAGAAAATTTATCTTTCCTGGGTCCGTCCCTGCCTATCACAAAAGAATTAGGATACATCCAAAGTACTAACTGCATGTAATTCCAAGAGGAAATCGATGCTTTTTGATGAATGGTTTCTGAAATCAGATTTAACCATTTTGATTTGTGAGTCTTCAATCTCTGATTCTCCattgagaagaagaaaatagcCCATAAAACTGCTGCTACATTCATAATCCACAGCCCCTGATCTTGTTGGTGAGGATTTGCAAAATATTGATATGAAACATCTTCAACAACATACTTAAATATGTGATCACGATTGAATACAACTGAATGGCATATATAAGCCATCAGCGATAAGAGACTATTTAACCAGCAATAACTTGCCATTAAATGTaggaaagaaaaagaacaaactaAAATCTAAAATCGCAACGAAGCGAAGGAGTTTTATTTATGATGCATAAGAACTAGTTACTGTATTAAAGATCCTGATTTGTTTGGAAGAACTGAAATATCAGATCAAACCAAACAAATCAAGATCAATCTTGATTGCGGTTTTTTCTTCCCGGGAAGTTCAGACGAAGATGAGAGAGAGAAACGTGTCAGTTTCAAATGGAAAGTTAAACTtaaaaggggagagatctttcaTTATTTCGGCCTTGTGTTTGAAACAACACCTGTGCATAACCATGAGATTTATGTTTTCGATCACTAGTGGTGCAAAAACTGCTCGGCATTCTCCTGGAAAGCGCACGCACATAAAAATGGAGGAGAAATGGCCGAGAGATCGTCAGGAATTGGCACGCCAATATCTTCTTGAATTGCCCATCTAGGACAAGAAGCATGCGACATTAATTTACCAGACGAAATTTAAGTTTAACGGTGTTGAATACTTTTATCTTAAGGACACGTGTTGTCTGTTGACAGGTGCGAACAGGGGTACTTGCGGTTATTTGAGACAGAGGATTTGGGGCCTGATTTCTGTTACCATTTTTATCTCCACAAGATTTTCATTCGGGCATGCACAAAATAAGGACCAATCATTGCATTGGAACTTGTAAGAAACAATTAAAAACCAAGAGAGAAGATGCATCTTTGCATTGGAGAATACAAATTTTAATTGGTTTTTCAAATTTGCATTTATATAGTGTGAGGTTATGGATTCTCCAATGCAAAAATGTATCTTCTTTCTTGATTTTTAATTATGTTTTACAAGTTCCAATGTAATGATTGATCCttatcttgtgcatccatgcacaagataCATTTACCCCTGTTTCACCCGAAACTTTCAAACACGTTTGAATTATGTTACCCTTTTTTCAAACACGTTGATTActgttaccttttttttttcaaacacgTTTGATTTctgttacttttttttctttcttgaaacACGTTTGATTTGTGTTGCCATTTTTATCTCCACTAATATTGAAGATTTTCATTTCCCCCTGCTTTTACTCGAACCTTATTTTCTTAATACATATCTTATAAATCATCTATATATTGGCTGTGTAAGTCGATTGTTACTTAGTGTAATTCTGGTGAGATCTGAGATTATGTCAAGCGTTCTAATCCCAAAAGAGATTCTTAACGAGATCTTGTTAAGGCTACCACCCAATTCAGTTACAACCTGTAGGTGCATATGCAAACAATGGAATGCTCTactctcaaaccctagttttctgaAAAGCCATCTTGCTGTTGAAAACCAAAATCCCAGTTTCATTCTTGTAACTAGAAATTATGacgaagacattgatgaggaagaTTTTAGTATCATCCACGTACCTCAAGCTTCATTATCATCACTTGAAACTGATCTTGAACGTAAATGTGAGTCTGATTCTGTATGTGAATGTGAACGTCATTGCGATAAGGGTTCTTTTGTAGATTACCCATTTCATCGAGAGGTAGAATCATCGGATGAGGTTTCCATTATGGGGGTTTGTAATGGTATACTTTGTTTGCTTATTGGTCAGAgggttgaagaagaaactcaatcTATTATTTGTTTTTGGAATCCCGGGGCAAAGGAATACAAGAGGTTAACTAACCCACCAAGTGAGTTTTCAAGTGTTGTAAAGATTGTGGAAGATTATTCAGCTTATGGGTTTTATTATAATTCTACTACCGAGGATTACAAGTTGATCAAAATTGTGGTAATTTCTGGAGAGTCTAGGAGGCTTGGATTTCAGATTTACAGTCTAAGGTCTAACTCGTGGGAGAACAGTCAGAAATTTATACCCTATCGGTCTTTGTCACGTCACAGAAATGTAGGCATCTTAGTTCATGGGGGTCTTCATTGGTTGTTAAACAAGCCTGGAAATGCTACTCGTAATGTTATAGTTTCCTTTAGTACTTGTGATGAAGGATTTGGTAACTTGGCTCTACCAGAAGCCGTGCAAAAAAAGAATGTTACTAAGGAACTTGGAAAATTGGATGGGTCTCTTTGTTTACTTGTCGAATCTGAATCTCGCATAGATGGAGCTGATTTATGGGTAATGCAAAAGTATGGGGTCAAACAATCTTGGAATAAACTTTTCACAACTACTGAAGAGAATATATTTATGAGTAATGGGATGCCGGTctgtgttggagaaaatgagttttattgttttgtttttatagtCTTGGTGGGAATAGAACTTAGGACCTTTAGGTTTTTAGGAGCACTTACTCATTTtcctatgagtgaatgaaatagaacCTTTAATCCCATAttgggtataactaaagaggaTATCCGCTATATAGCTATTCCATTATGAATAGTTAGTAAAACAAGGTGGGTAGAATGGGTgggcgaaatatttttgttttcactAAGGGTTGGGCTTCGAGCTCGGGTTCGTTCTTCGTCGTGGACATGTCAACCAAGGCTTATCTTTTTTGGACATAATtcctttgaattatttcctaaaacattttgaaaatcaatttaattttttgtCTTAATGTGGGGGGGCGTCTGACCAGGCACAATATATTTTGCTTACCAAAAATTCTTATGCAGTAATGATCGGTTTAATTGATTTAAATATTCTTTccgttttaaattttattttgatttgaaaattaaattaaattggtTGTTTTATTTCCGTTTTAATTTAATTAGCTTCATGCATGGAAGCTAATTAAGGGTTGGGCTTCGAGCTCGGGTTCGTTCTTCGTCGTGGACatgtcaaccaagacttatcttttttggaCATAATtcctttgaattatttcctaaaacattttgaaaatcaatttaattttttgtCTTAATGTGGGGGGCGTCTGACCAGACACAATATATTTTGCTTACCAAAAATTCTTATGCAGTAATGATCGATTTAATTGATTTAAATATTCTTTccgttttaaattttattttgatttgaaaattaaattaaattggtTGTTTTATTTCCGTTTTAATTTAATTAGCTTCATGCATGGAAGCTAATTAAGGGTTGGTCTTCGAGCTCGGGTTCGTTCTTCGTCGTGGACATGTCAACCAAGGCTTATCTTTTTTGGACATAATtcctttgaattatttcctaaaacattttgaaaatcaatttaattttttgtCTTAATGTGGGGGGGCGTCTGACCAggcacttttttttttgcttaccaAAAATTCTTATGCAGTAATGATCGGTTTAATTGATTTAAATATTCTTTccgttttaaattttattttgatttgaaaattaaattaaattggtTGTTTTATTTCCGTTTTAATTTAATTAGCTTCATGCATGAAATTGATTTGAAAATCAATTGTTATTACTGCGCCTCTCTCATTTCTATCTATAAAAGGGACTCGAACTTTTCATTTCAAGGTGTTTCCAGAAGAAGCTACTATccttcttcttttcgtctctctccctctgtgtggttttttcttttcttctgtgcCATTGCTGTTGAGTTCGTAAGAGTGGCAAGTactgctaacagtgcttgcaacgagcagttttatcctggatacgacttgaccacagggtataggcatcactcattcttgaggcgtacctgtcaactatcgtgttaaggaaagcttgatgatcaagtgactctgtcctctgtttgttgtccattgagtgtttatttaaactttccggaaatttatttctaacatttttctttgagtattttattgttacagttgcaacaatcttaacacgatagttcttctctgtctgtaacaatgggtaagaacgatgttgaaaggcctgcaaaATTTTCTGGGaaagactttaagaggtggcagtcgaaaatgttattttttctgagttACTATGAGCTGGATTCTTATGTTCTGAAACCTTTTGGTGAATCCTTGAATGATGCTGGTCGTGAGTCTGTTTTAGAAGAGTGGAAAAGGAATAACTACATggctaaaaatcatattctgaattgtTTAGAGGATGCTTTGTATGACTTTTACAATGCTAAGGAGAACTTTTCTACTTTTGATTTATGGACTGCTTTGGACgcaaaataccaagctgaaactgctgGAAGTAAGAAATTTTTGGTATCTAGGTTCATGGAATTTAAAATATCGAATGGaaaatctgtggttgatcaattccttgaattCCAGCAAATTATCAATGAAATTCttgcggaaggtatggtgatttgaaaatgcgagggtctaacaacctcacccaatatttcgattagcaatctatatggactaactctaatatacttttaagagaatcaactagacagtcagactcaatcttaataaaaagtatagcaaggagttaatatctctatctctcgatttgatctatactcaaacaaatagaaatctgtgagtctttatcaaatacaagagatataaacttggatggtaccaaagaccaatatccaaggttcaatcaatttccaatcaacaaccaaaggttggatttcacaattgatcgatacaacgcacaacctgtgatatttcaattatataacaaaatataatgcggaatagaaataacacagacaccagaaattttgttaacgaggaaaccgcaaatgcagaaaaatcccgggacatagtccagattgaccaccacaatgtattaagccgctacagacactagcctactacaaactaacttcggtctggactgtagttgaaccctaatcaatctcacactgattcaaggtacagttgcgctccttacgtctctgatcccagcaggatactaagcacttgattcccttagatgatctcacccacaactaagagttgctacgacccaaagtcgaagacttgaataaacaaatctgtatcacacagaaaagtctacgataatagataaatttgtctcccacagataaacctaagagtttgttccgtcttttgatagaaatcaaggtgaacaggaactaattgataacccggacttatattcccgaggaacagcctagtattatcaatcacctcacaataatcttaatcgtacggtagcgaaacaagatattgtggaatcacaaacgatgagacgaagatgtttgtgatttctttttatcttgccctatcggagatataatctcaagacaattattcaattgaacttgtacgatagaaaatggcaagatcagatcgctcaactacaagagaagtaatttcgtctggcttcacaatcccaatgaagtctttaagtcgttaacctacagggtctcgagaagaaacctaaggttaaaggagaatcgactctagcaaaaccaactagtatcacacaggaggtatggggattagtttttacagttgctagagttctcccttatatagttttcaaatcagggtttgcaatctatgttagcttagtaacaaagcattcaatattcaccgttagatgaaaacctgattagatacaagctaatatctttcaatcgttagatccaaacttagcttgtcacacacaaatgaaatgtatttcagttaggtttgagtaaccgtacctaaacgtgtacacttagttggttcacaaatagttaaccaatggttagccataagagcgcttccatattaaccgtattcatctttctcataactagttcaaatgactcataagaactagttgaagagttgttcaattgcttaggtctttattcatagacacaattgaaacaaaatcggtgtGATTCatttaaatcaattcatgaacaatatatccacggtttgcaaagattgcattccttataatttatttatttaagttcatgaactaccgatttgagaaataactagcttgggtatgcatacgggtatgcctaccttagctaccggatttgagttggtttttggtttccaaactcagcagaatttttcttgtagaaaagttccgccagtacgcgtacgtgtaCGCGTATCTTAGATGACTggttatgagttcgtaaactccaaactcagtagaattttccgggaggaaaagttccgccagtacgcgtacccaacctgtctccttcaccaataccatatgtacacatatgcacacacttggttttcggtacatggatttatacactaatgtgcgaacacactatatatgcttatatccatagatggtaatctcaactttaaatttcaatcattgaaacattcttctataatctTATAGTAGtagttattcacaactatcgtcatcaaagccattttcaagattgaaacgtcatcatgacttttgtcatgggtaaagatgaaaaatggttagagaaaaagcttaccaacacatatttcgagaaaaagataggtgagtaaactcggctcgaaatagcaaatgtgtatgtacgaaaactatcatacttatacgacttttgtctaaagagtaggagatagagtagatagacttttgagtgatagataagttcaagtatccacataccttttagtcggatgaagttccactggttccttgagtagttcttcgtcttcgtaatatgatcgccatgaagtctgGAGCTcgactacacttaactatcctagtccgagacttagctataagtagactaaaaatcaagacacatagttttgacaactaaatttgacaaacaagcttcagATAGCaatgtttgcgagttcgaccgagcaatgctctaacaatctctccctttgtcaattttagtgacaaaactatcaatacatatggaatacaaaacagataaaactttgtagcttctcgtccacatgcttgatctccttggtgcttcaacattactcgaaaacttcgtcttttccaagtactcccatgattccatagatgttcagttcaacatcatagttgttgaagatccgtagccataacaatgagaaaacaaaagctcacgatcattgttatacagtgtcatagtattattacacaatatcaaagttcaattttatcacaactttgacaataatattatggtgatatgtatcactcccccttagtcaatactttcatctcaacatgaaaaccactcccccttacataatgatccgaaaaccatatgtatttgtagtgtgaactacatattaattcttcccctttttgtcaataaaattggcaaaggtacgaagacgggatcctaatgaaattttcatggagacggttcaagaccaaagaaaagtacatatcaactttgtttagatgcaattataaatccgaagctaaatgcattcatcacggagtttataaatatacaagataactcctcaaatattccacagccgcactccccacaaatatattgaaattaggcgcaagttcaaaagaactctcccccatttgatgtcattcccgaaagaataacaagagcgaccttacttttacgagaaaagaaggatttctttgtacatcaaaaatcataagaatgattttgtatccaaaaatctcaattaaactaatcacaagaggacccatgattaattcaatcgtaatacacaaccaaattaaccacaaacgaatccatgattagtctagttggaaatgctcacataagaagacttatggatccacacattatatacataaaatatggatcagggaagatcaatactgtggaatagacaaggattcattctattttccatcactatttgcacaatgacatataatagacataatcctcgtaaacaaaatattttaacctatcttccatcaataaatgacataataggcttaacttttgtttgtcaaaagttcatcgatcttgtatcaatacatgcatatcgacatatgaaagagataacttttgacatcatatgggacaataatatttcacggacgcaaacacacatatccaataacatattgcaatatataaaaccataaagattaatactgtaaaaatcatcttccaaatcaactttagaatttaaataaataaatctaaaaatattgcaagatgaaaacattggacatggctatgtgtactcacaataatggctattccaaaccctagttatccttcttaaacaaaccaagaataaaaattctcttaagaagtttcctagaaaaagaaaaaaatctactaGAAGCCGATCACAAGCTAAGTCAAAGTTCACGTTCGGAAGCTTCACGGGTTTcgagatctttgagcttgtgactCATAGTGTCAACtgcatcttcggagaagatatactcattgagaagttctttaacatgtgacttcatgagaccaaggtcattggtaacctttttcaactcagttctgaccacatcaagatccttcacagtatcaacaagttgcagtttttcttcctcaaagtatttaagaaagtcatgaaccacttcagcagaatcatatcctcattctcaacatcttggtgtgagtaggcatagtagcatgaggcattaggtGAACCATCTTCtaaaagagttcttttcttcctcccttttgattcgaaaacaaaacctttctcaagaaatccttttgcaaaatcaccatagcaagatgaagaagatgacattcttgataacccaaaaataacctagagtatgcgtacgtgacttacgtaactcaataggtcgggtacttaaaggtttcttagggaagggatttttagggtttccttaattaaTTCACGACAGTCACAGGGGTAACCTGTACGAGTTCGATCTCGACCCAAAATAAGAACAAGAGTCGTACACACACGACCTTGCTGAAAACTCTTGCAATATGAGGAAATCATAATGACTCCAAAAATTTATGTCTCATAAGAGAAACAATTTTAGAGTACATGAGTAGCACCTTGTTTAACCAAACAAGAGAAAAACAATAGAAAAAAACAAACTTGTGCAAGCATTTTTGCGAAGATACTCATGataaagacgataagaaaatagcttgagaATCCGAAAACACCATAGtcaacaagtatacctgagcatatctctcaaccaggatttttttgtgagagaattcaaccttgtgatcaaatcgcacaagtatgagcctttagctcatcaaatgaatattttttttgattaaacCCCTTTCTTCTGTAGTTTGGAAGAAGactgttatgatgtgaaaagttatcataaaacttactatcataatACGACACATAGTaaggattcttacctgaagagtgTTGCCTAGATGGAGTAtatagtttgttgatgattt
This genomic stretch from Papaver somniferum cultivar HN1 chromosome 5, ASM357369v1, whole genome shotgun sequence harbors:
- the LOC113279535 gene encoding F-box protein CPR1-like, which translates into the protein MSSVLIPKEILNEILLRLPPNSVTTCRCICKQWNALLSNPSFLKSHLAVENQNPSFILVTRNYDEDIDEEDFSIIHVPQASLSSLETDLERKCESDSVCECERHCDKGSFVDYPFHREVESSDEVSIMGVCNGILCLLIGQRVEEETQSIICFWNPGAKEYKRLTNPPSEFSSVVKIVEDYSAYGFYYNSTTEDYKLIKIVVISGESRRLGFQIYSLRSNSWENSQKFIPYRSLSRHRNVGILVHGGLHWLLNKPGNATRNVIVSFSTCDEGFGNLALPEAVQKKNVTKELGKLDGSLCLLVESESRIDGADLWVMQKYGVKQSWNKLFTTTEENIFMSNGMPVCVGENEFYCFVFIVLVGIELRTFRFLGALTHFPMSE